One genomic region from Ornithinicoccus hortensis encodes:
- the aat gene encoding leucyl/phenylalanyl-tRNA--protein transferase, producing MPTEPPPTEWALSLAQVVPGEDLAGVGADLEPGTVLAAYRIGLFPMGLGEGGTDPIGWWSPDPRGVLLPGDLHVSRSLRRSLPRFEVRVDTAFEEVVRRCADPSRDGRWITPAIATAYGRLHRLGWAHSVETWQAGCLVGGLYGLAINGLFAGESMFHTVTDASKAALVGLVELLGDGGQPGLPRWMVDVQWRTEHLATLGIRELPRERYLELLGHVLRQPAPDAWSHRDAGSP from the coding sequence ATGCCGACCGAGCCACCACCCACCGAGTGGGCGCTGAGCCTGGCCCAGGTGGTCCCCGGCGAGGACCTGGCCGGGGTGGGTGCCGACCTGGAGCCGGGCACCGTGCTGGCGGCGTACCGGATCGGCCTGTTCCCGATGGGACTGGGGGAGGGCGGCACCGACCCGATCGGCTGGTGGTCCCCGGACCCCCGGGGCGTCCTGCTGCCGGGCGACCTGCACGTGAGCCGGTCCCTGCGGCGGTCGCTGCCCCGTTTCGAGGTCCGGGTCGACACCGCCTTCGAGGAGGTGGTCCGGCGCTGTGCCGACCCGTCGCGGGACGGCCGGTGGATCACCCCGGCCATCGCGACGGCATACGGACGACTGCACCGGCTCGGCTGGGCGCACTCGGTCGAGACCTGGCAGGCCGGCTGCCTGGTCGGCGGGCTCTACGGGTTGGCGATCAACGGGCTGTTCGCCGGAGAATCGATGTTCCACACCGTCACCGACGCCTCGAAGGCCGCCCTCGTCGGGCTCGTGGAGCTACTCGGTGACGGCGGGCAACCGGGTCTGCCCCGGTGGATGGTCGACGTCCAGTGGCGCACCGAGCACCTGGCGACGCTCGGGATCCGGGAGCTGCCGCGGGAGCGCTACCTGGAGTTGCTCGGGCACGTCCTGCGGCAACCCGCCCCCGACGCGTGGAGCCACCGCGACGCGGGGTCACCCTGA